The sequence below is a genomic window from Mycobacterium sp. ITM-2016-00316.
GGACCCTATGGCGGACGCCTGGTCCCCGAGGCTCTGATGGCCGTCATCGAAGAGGTGACCGCTGCCTACGAGAAGGCGCGCAGCGATCAGACCTTCCTCGACGAGCTCGACCGTCTGCAGCGTCATTACAGCGGCCGCCCGTCCCCGCTGTACGAAGCGGAGCGGCTCACCCGCCATGTCGGTGGTGCCCGGATCTTCCTGAAGCGAGAAGACCTCAACCACACCGGATCTCACAAGATCAACAATGTGCTGGGGCAGGCGATGCTCGCCCGTCAGATGGGCAAGACGAGGGTCATCGCCGAGACCGGCGCCGGCCAGCATGGCGTCGCGACCGCCACCGCCTGCGCGCTGCTCGGGTTGGACTGCGTCATCTACATGGGAGCCGTCGACACGGCCCGCCAGGCACTCAATGTGGCCCGGATGCGCCTGCTGGGTGCCCGCGTGGTTGCGGTGGAATCGGGATCGAAGACGCTCAAGGACGCCATCAACGAGACCTTCCGTGACTGGGTCGCCAACGCCGATGACACCTTCTACTGCTTCGGCACCGCGGCCGGTCCGCACCCGTTCCCGCTCATGGTCCGTGACTTCCAGCGCATCATCGGCATGGAGACCCGGGTGCAGATCCGTGATCAGGCCGGCCGGCTACCGGATGCGGTGACCGCCTGTGTCGGCGGCGGTTCCAATGCGATCGGAATGTTCCACGCCTTCATCGACGACCCGGGCGTTCGGCTGGTCGGGTTCGAGGCCGCCGGTGACGGAGTTGAAACCGGTAGGCACGCAGCAACATTCACCGGTGGCTCGCCCGGCGCTTTCCAGGGCTCATTCTCCTATCTGTTGCAGGACGAGGACGGTCAGACCCTCGAATCTCATTCGATCTCAGCCGGTCTGGACTATCCCGGCGTCGGCCCCGAACATGCGCTGCTCAAGGACGCCGGCCGTGCCGAGTATCGACCGATCACCGACACCGAGGCGATGGATGCATTCCTGCTGCTGTGCCGGACCGAAGGCATCATCCCGGCCATCGAGTCGGCGCACGCGGTGGCGGGCGGGATGAAGCTCGCCGCAGAACTCGGGGCCGGCGCGATCATCGTTGTGAACCTGTCCGGTCGCGGCGACAAGGACGTGGAGACCGCAGGAAAGTGGTTCGGACTGTTGGACGGTGATTCGTGAGCCGGCTCGCCGGATTGTTCGATGGTTGCCGCGCTGAGGGGCGCTCGGCGCTCATCGGCTATCTGCCGACCGGCTATCCGGATGTCGAGACATCCATCTCGGCGATGACGGCCATGGTCGAATCCGGCGCCGACATCATCGAGGTCGGTGTCGCCTACTCCGATCCCGGTATGGACGGGCCGACCATCGCACGGGCCACCGAGGTCGCGCTGGCCGGCGGCGTACGGGTGTATGACGCCTTGCGGGCCGTCGAGGCCATCAGCAACGCCGGTGGTCACGCCGTGGTGATGACCTACTGGAATCCGGTGCTGTGCAAGGGCGTAGAGACCTTCGCACGGGATCTGGCATCGGCGGGTGGGCTGGGCCTCATCACGCCGGATCTGATCCCGGATGAAGCCGATGAGTGGATTCGGGTGTCGGAGCAACACGATCTCGACCGGATTTTCCTGGTGGCGCCGTCATCGACCCAGGAGCGGCTGGCTGCGACGGTCGAGGCCTCACGCGGGTTCGTCTACGCCGCGTCGACCATGGGTGTGACGGGTGCGCGTGATGCCGTGTCGAACGCCGCACCCGAGCTGGTGAGCCGGGTCAAGGCGATATCGGATATCCCGGTCGGCGTCGGACTCGGCGTGCGCTCGCGTCAGCAGGCCGCCGAGATCGGCGCCTACGCAGACGGTGTGATCGTCGGCTCGGCGCTGGTATCGGCTCTCGACGACGGTCTGCCGGCGCTGCGCGCCCTGACCGCCGAACTCGCCGAGGGTGTGCGCCAGGCGGTGCGGGCATGACGGTGACCACACTGGCCTACATCCCCAGCCCCGCGCAGGGTGTCTGGTTCATCGGTCCGGTACCGCTGCGCGCGTACGCGCTGTGCATCATCATCGGCATCGTCGCTGCGCTGGTCATCGGTGATCGGCGGTGGGAGGCACGCGGCGGCGAACGTGGCGTGATCTACGACATCGCCTTGTGGGCGGTGCCGTTCGGGCTGGTCGGTGGCCGTATCTATCACGTGATGACCGACTGGCCCACCTACTTCGGGAGCGGTGGCGCCGGGTTGGGCGCGGCGTTCCGGATCTGGGATGGCGGTCTGGGCATCTGGGGTGCGGTGGCTCTCGGCGGGGTCGGAGCCTGGATCGCCTGCAGGCGACGAGGAATCCCGCTGCCCGCGTTCGGAGATGCCGTTGCGCCGGGCATCATCCTGGCGCAGGCGATCGGGCGGTTGGGCAACTATTTCAACCAGGAGCTGTACGGCCGGGCGACGACCCTGCCGTGGGGCCTGGAGATCTACGAACGCCGTGATGCTGCCGGGTTCCGTGACTCCCTCAACGGTGTGTCGACGGGCGAGGTGGTCGGTGTCGTCCACCCCACGTTCCTGTACGAACTGCTGTGGAATCTGCTGATTTTTGCGCTGCTGATCTGGATTGACCGGCGCTACCAGCTCGGTCACGGCAAGGTGTTCGCGCTGTATGTCGCCGGTTACTGTCTTGGCCGGTTCTGGGTCGAGTTGTTGCGCAGCGATACCGCCACGCTGATCGCCGGTATCCGGGTCAACTCGTTCACCTCCACGTTCGTCTTCATCGCGGCGGTGGTTTACGTGATGGTCGCGCCCAGGGGGCGCGAGGATCCGTCGTCGCTGCGCGGTAACGCCGACATCGGTGAGACACCGGTCGCCGACGAGGCGGCCACCGAGGTGATCGAGGTGGGTGCCGTCGCTGGTGTTGTCGCCGCCGCCAAGGTCGCGGGTGCGGCCGACGGTACGGGCACCGCGAGTCCACCCGGCGACGAGGCCGCCACCGCTGAGGAAGTCGGCGTGGCTGACGCTGCCGATGAGGCCGACGACGTCGAGGAGCCTGTCGAGACGGAAGTGCTCCAGGTCGCCGCGGCGCCCGTGGGTGACTCTGTGGAATCTGTCGAGGTCGAAGATCCGGCCGAGCTCGACGAATCGCCTGCCGAAGCCGAGGCGGCTGAGGCCGAGGCAGAGACCGCAGAACCGGTGGAGTCGCCGGCTGATGAGGTTGTCGCCGACGAGTCCGCCGACGCGGAAGCGGCCGAAGGCGATTCCGGCGATGCCGAGGTAGCTATCGAGGAACCAGTCGACGCCGAAGAAGCCGTTGCCGAGGCTGAGCCCGCAGATGACGAGGAGTCGCCCGAGGCCGAGGCGGCCGACACGGCGGAAGCCACCGACGAGTCTGTCCCGACTGAGGAACCAGTCGACGCCGAAGAAGCCGTTGCCGAGGCTGAGCCCGCAGATGACGAGGAGTCGCCCGAGGCTGAGGCGGAGGACACGGCGGAAGCCACCGACGAGTCTGTCCCGACTGAGGAACCAGTCGACGCCGAAGAAGCCGTTGCCGAGGCTGAGCCCGCAGATGACGAGGAGTCGCCCGAGGCTGAGGCGGCGGACACGGCGGAAGCCACCGACGAGTCTGTCCCGACTGAGGAACCAGTCGACACCGGAGAAGCCGTTGCCGAGGCTGGGCCCGCAGAAGACGAGGAGTCACCCGAGGCCGAGGCGGCCGACACGGCGGACACGGCGGAAGCCACCGACGAGTCTGTCCCGACTGAGGAACCAGGCGACGCCGAAGAGGCTACCGCCGCGGAGGTGACCTCGGAAGCTGCGGTGTCCGAGGTCTTGACCGCGCAGCCTGTCGCTGCTGATGACGCTGTGACCGATTCCCAAGAGCCGCCCGCTGTGCACACCGACGCAGAATCCAGCACGGACGCAAAGAGTCTCGGTGAACGCTTCCGCAAACCCCGGTGGTTCCGCCGCAACGGCTGACCGGCCGGCTCGGGCTCCAGCACCGCGTGACGTTCAGTGCGGCCAACTGCTCGCAAACCGAGTCGAAGGCGTCGAAAGCCGCCAACACGGTCTCCCGATCCAACACCGCGTTCGCGAGCATGTTCGAATTTTATCGAAAACAGGCGCCGCGTAGATCAGTTGTCCACAGGCAACTGTTCTATCCACAGCTCCACAAAAGGTATTGGCGCGCAACCGCTTCAGGGAGTACGCGCAACACCTACGTGGTGATCTGGATCCGCCCGTCGACCTCGGAAACCGGGTAGCTGCGCACCGGTGCGCCACCACCGGCCTCGATTCCGGTGCACATGTCGTAGGTCGCTCCGTGCAGGGGGCACACCACCACGGATTCATCGGCCAGCCCATCGGCAAGCGGCCCACCCTTGTGCGGGCACACTGCATCCAGCGCCCGCAGCGATCCGTCGCGCAGCCGGAACACCGCGATCTGGCTGTCCTCCACGGCGAAGGTCCGGCCCTCACCCAGGGGAACCTGGGAGACCGGCCCGAGGTCGCTCATCGCACCGGAACCTGCGGCAGCGGTAGCAGTGGCAGCGAGGTGCGGAACTGTCCCTCGGTCGCCGGCTCTTGTCCGTCGAGCCACGGATCCCGGTAGGCATCAATCGATTTCTGCATCCGCGCATCCAGTCCCTCGGCGAGCCCGTCGGCGTCCTGCACCACGACCGCACGGATGTGTTCGATGCCCACCCGCGGCACCCACGCGTAGGTGCGTTCCAGCCAGTTGGCGCTTTCCCGGTAGTACTGCAGGAACCGGCCGGTCAGCGTCATCACCTCCGCCGCCGAGTCGACGGTGGCCATCAGGTCACCCTTGCGGATATGGGCGCCCGCGGCACCGCCGACGTAGATCTCCCAGCGGCCACCGTCGACGGCCACCACGCCGAGGTCCTTGCACAGCGACTCGGCGCAGTTACGCGGGCACCCGGTGACGGCGAGCTTCATCTTGGCCGGACTGGCCAGACCCTGGAACCGTTCCTCCAGGGCGATGCCCAACGCGGTGGAGTCGCCCACGCCGAACCGGCAGAAGTCGCTACCCACACAGGTTTTCACGGTGCGGAAACTCTTGCCGTAGGCATAGCCGGACGGCATCTCCAGATCAGCCCACACCCCGGGTAGATCTTCCTTGCGAATACCGAGCAGGTCGATGCGTTGTCCGCCGGTACATTTGATCATCGGGATCGAGTACTTGTCGGCCACATCGGCGATGCGCCGCAACTGCCACGCGCTCGTCACACCGCCCTTCATCTGCGGTACCACCGAGAAGGTGCCGTCCCGCTGGATGTTGGCGTGCACCCGATCATTGATGAACCGCGAATCCTTCTCGTCGACGAACTCGTCGGCCCACATCATCTCCAGCAGTGACGCCAGCGCCATCTTCGATCCCGCGTCGTGTTTGCCGTCGGGTGCGAGCGCGTTGAATACCGAAGAGACCGAATGCAGTTGCAGATCCCGGATCAACCGCATCAGCTCCGGCTTGGCGTACGGCACGCCAGGCACGTACCAGGAGGCCGACGGATCCTCGGTGACCGCACCGCCCGCCGCCCATTCGACGACCTGTCCGACCAGTTCCTTGCAGGATCCACAGCCCTTGCCGGCCTTGGTCTTTGCCATCACTGCTGACACCGACGTCTCACCGGCCCGCA
It includes:
- the trpB gene encoding tryptophan synthase subunit beta; amino-acid sequence: MGDIAGPELPHTSAALAEPTSHDPDAKGHFGPYGGRLVPEALMAVIEEVTAAYEKARSDQTFLDELDRLQRHYSGRPSPLYEAERLTRHVGGARIFLKREDLNHTGSHKINNVLGQAMLARQMGKTRVIAETGAGQHGVATATACALLGLDCVIYMGAVDTARQALNVARMRLLGARVVAVESGSKTLKDAINETFRDWVANADDTFYCFGTAAGPHPFPLMVRDFQRIIGMETRVQIRDQAGRLPDAVTACVGGGSNAIGMFHAFIDDPGVRLVGFEAAGDGVETGRHAATFTGGSPGAFQGSFSYLLQDEDGQTLESHSISAGLDYPGVGPEHALLKDAGRAEYRPITDTEAMDAFLLLCRTEGIIPAIESAHAVAGGMKLAAELGAGAIIVVNLSGRGDKDVETAGKWFGLLDGDS
- the trpA gene encoding tryptophan synthase subunit alpha, which translates into the protein MSRLAGLFDGCRAEGRSALIGYLPTGYPDVETSISAMTAMVESGADIIEVGVAYSDPGMDGPTIARATEVALAGGVRVYDALRAVEAISNAGGHAVVMTYWNPVLCKGVETFARDLASAGGLGLITPDLIPDEADEWIRVSEQHDLDRIFLVAPSSTQERLAATVEASRGFVYAASTMGVTGARDAVSNAAPELVSRVKAISDIPVGVGLGVRSRQQAAEIGAYADGVIVGSALVSALDDGLPALRALTAELAEGVRQAVRA
- the lgt gene encoding prolipoprotein diacylglyceryl transferase produces the protein MTVTTLAYIPSPAQGVWFIGPVPLRAYALCIIIGIVAALVIGDRRWEARGGERGVIYDIALWAVPFGLVGGRIYHVMTDWPTYFGSGGAGLGAAFRIWDGGLGIWGAVALGGVGAWIACRRRGIPLPAFGDAVAPGIILAQAIGRLGNYFNQELYGRATTLPWGLEIYERRDAAGFRDSLNGVSTGEVVGVVHPTFLYELLWNLLIFALLIWIDRRYQLGHGKVFALYVAGYCLGRFWVELLRSDTATLIAGIRVNSFTSTFVFIAAVVYVMVAPRGREDPSSLRGNADIGETPVADEAATEVIEVGAVAGVVAAAKVAGAADGTGTASPPGDEAATAEEVGVADAADEADDVEEPVETEVLQVAAAPVGDSVESVEVEDPAELDESPAEAEAAEAEAETAEPVESPADEVVADESADAEAAEGDSGDAEVAIEEPVDAEEAVAEAEPADDEESPEAEAADTAEATDESVPTEEPVDAEEAVAEAEPADDEESPEAEAEDTAEATDESVPTEEPVDAEEAVAEAEPADDEESPEAEAADTAEATDESVPTEEPVDTGEAVAEAGPAEDEESPEAEAADTADTAEATDESVPTEEPGDAEEATAAEVTSEAAVSEVLTAQPVAADDAVTDSQEPPAVHTDAESSTDAKSLGERFRKPRWFRRNG
- a CDS encoding Rieske (2Fe-2S) protein, with protein sequence MSDLGPVSQVPLGEGRTFAVEDSQIAVFRLRDGSLRALDAVCPHKGGPLADGLADESVVVCPLHGATYDMCTGIEAGGGAPVRSYPVSEVDGRIQITT